The following is a genomic window from Fusarium verticillioides 7600 chromosome 5, whole genome shotgun sequence.
TGCGCTTTACAAGAAGGCCCAGTCCTTCGATTTCAGCACCCCTGAAGCCGAGCCAGCAGATACCTTTGCCATGACACTGCGGTCATACCAGAAACAAGCGCTGCACTGGATGATGGCaaaagagaaggacgagAAAAGCAACAGGGAGCCATCCATGCACCCTCTTTGGGAGGAGTACGATTGGCCATTGAAAGATGTCGATGATAAAAACGTACCTCAGGTTGAGGGACAGCCGAAATTCTACGTCAATCCGTATTCTGGCGACTTGTCCCTTGACTTCCcagttcaagaacaacattgTCTGGGCGGTATCCTTGCCGACGAAATGGGTCTTGGCAAGACCATCCAAATGCTAAGCCTGGTGCACACGCACAGATCCAAGATCGCACTTGAAGCTCGTCGAGCAGCTGTTGAGCTCTCGAGCGTGAATCAGCTTACTAGACTGGGCAAGAACTCAGAATCGGTGCTTGATGCGCCATGCACAACGTTGGTTGTTGCACCCATGTCGCTACTGTCGCAATGGCAAAGTGAAGCGGTGAAGGCTTCCAAGGACGGAACGATGAAGATTGAGTTATACTACGGCAACGAGAAGTCGAGTAATCTGCAGGCACTCTGCTGTGCTTCCAATGCTTCCAACGCTCCGGACCTGGTGATTACCAGTTATGGAGTTGTTCTATCCGAATTCAGTAGCATAGCTGCCAGAAAAGGAGACAAGAGTTTTCACAACGGGCTCTTCTCCCTGAAGTTCTTCCGCATTATTATCGACGAGGCACACCATATCAAGAacagatcatccaagactGCAAAGGCTTGCTATGAAATATCCGCCTACCATAGATGGGCTCTGACAGGAACCCCCATCGTCAACAAATTAGAAGATTTGTTTAGTCTTGTCAGATTTCTAGGCGTGGAGCCTTGGAACAACTTTTCGTTCTGGCGAACATTTATTACTGTGCCGTTCGAATCGGGAGACTTCATGCGGGCCTTGGATGTTGTGCAAACAGTGCTAGAGCCTCTCGTCTTACGACGTACAAAGGACATGAAAACGCCCGACGGCAAACCGCTTGTGCTCCTACCACCTAAGCAAGTCGAGATTGTCGATGTGGAGCTGTCGGAAACGGAACGAGATGTGTATAGTtacatcttcaacaaagcgAAACGAACGTTTTCGCAGAACGTTGAAGCGGGTACTGTCATGAAAGCCTTTACAACCATCTTCGCACAGATCCTGCGTCTTCGCCAATCTTGCTGTCATCCCATTCTCGTCCGCAATCGTGATCTTGTggcagatgaagaggaagctggagctgctgctgatgcggCTGCTGGACTGGCAGATGATATGGACCTTGAGTCGCTCATCACTTCTTTCACGGCAGAGACAGATGAGGCTTCGAAGGAGACTAACCAGACCTTCGGTGCTCACGCCTTGGAACAGATCCGTGATGAGTCTGAGAATGAATGCCCTCTGTGTTTTGAAGAGCCGATGAATGATCAGACCGTGACTGGGTGTTGGCACTCTGCATGTAAAAAGTGCTTGCTTGATTATATCAAGCATCAGGTTGGCAAGGGCGAAGTGCCTCGATGTTTCAGTTGTCGTGAGCCGATCAACCAACGTGACCTGTTTGAGGTCATTCGACACGATGATGATCCtgatatgatgatgtcgaagaagccTAAGATCAGCCTGCAACGGGTTGGTGtcaatgcttcttcagcaaaGGTTGTTGCACTGATGTCTGAGTTGCGGAAGCTGAGACGGGAACATCCCAAGATGAAGTCTGTGGTATTCTCTCAGTTCACGTCTTTTCTCAGCCTTATCGAGCCGGCTCTCACCCGTGCGAACATCAAATTCCTGCGACTTGACGGATCTATGGCGCAAAAAGCTCGAGCGGCTGTACTTAACGAGTTTACCGAGAGAAAAGGGTTCACGATCCTGTTGCTAAGTTTGCGTGCAGGAGGTGTCGGGTTGAATCTGACGAGCGCTGGCCGAGTATTCATGATGGATCCCTGGTGGAGTTTTGCAGTCGAGGCTCAGGCCATCGATCGAGTACACAGAATGGGACAAGAGTCGGAAGTACAAGTCAAGAGATTTGTGGTCAAGGAAAGtgtggaggagaggatgcTAAAGGTCCAGGAGC
Proteins encoded in this region:
- a CDS encoding DNA repair protein RAD5, which gives rise to MTLSYQRPDDHIDPEPPAKRRRFFADPDELSSDPVSHDQSPLPQPKRFFKDADDIEEEDEYKDGLDEIHDDDLPVTSPSRPPALQQESSVSFDQETFEAFVGDKVSTDVLSAIRDHCGNDLERAVNMYFDGTYKKFVKKPSWKAPLRPASTASSSRSPSAPNERKPNIKTSQRMPKQRYIGAFGVEGWATRSGVNVLKHGDIVKIERQKLQPPQSVRGKGKTGQVTPSRGFAAAAARRVDVIVRFTTQNGSEVGRLAKETANWVSALIDEKVCKFEGTVVYAPERLRTNDTIFLQLRCSLLDSAFFNRSFKLADDRSTAFFEQNETNDEKTLRLRQVALVKLFQEINLQPTMSNDAAKVGRKGLLQAAEQDEQKQKEAKKANGDTNATGKEASSSQSSETEEGEELEQDQLDALYKKAQSFDFSTPEAEPADTFAMTLRSYQKQALHWMMAKEKDEKSNREPSMHPLWEEYDWPLKDVDDKNVPQVEGQPKFYVNPYSGDLSLDFPVQEQHCLGGILADEMGLGKTIQMLSLVHTHRSKIALEARRAAVELSSVNQLTRLGKNSESVLDAPCTTLVVAPMSLLSQWQSEAVKASKDGTMKIELYYGNEKSSNLQALCCASNASNAPDLVITSYGVVLSEFSSIAARKGDKSFHNGLFSLKFFRIIIDEAHHIKNRSSKTAKACYEISAYHRWALTGTPIVNKLEDLFSLVRFLGVEPWNNFSFWRTFITVPFESGDFMRALDVVQTVLEPLVLRRTKDMKTPDGKPLVLLPPKQVEIVDVELSETERDVYSYIFNKAKRTFSQNVEAGTVMKAFTTIFAQILRLRQSCCHPILVRNRDLVADEEEAGAAADAAAGLADDMDLESLITSFTAETDEASKETNQTFGAHALEQIRDESENECPLCFEEPMNDQTVTGCWHSACKKCLLDYIKHQVGKGEVPRCFSCREPINQRDLFEVIRHDDDPDMMMSKKPKISLQRVGVNASSAKVVALMSELRKLRREHPKMKSVVFSQFTSFLSLIEPALTRANIKFLRLDGSMAQKARAAVLNEFTERKGFTILLLSLRAGGVGLNLTSAGRVFMMDPWWSFAVEAQAIDRVHRMGQESEVQVKRFVVKESVEERMLKVQERKKFIATSLGMMSDEEKKLQRIEDIKELLS